Genomic window (Rhododendron vialii isolate Sample 1 chromosome 4a, ASM3025357v1):
TAGCTAGCGAGTTTTTGGGTCTCTTGTTGGTTTTTAGTTATATTTGCTTGTGTTATGTTCTGGTTTCTGCACACCCAATTTCCACACTACCCACATTGTGCTCTGTTCTTTAGGCCTCTTGTTGGCCTTCGCACGCCATCGGTGTTCCTAGGCTTTTCGTTAGCCTTTATCTTTGGGGATAGCATAGTTTTAGTATATTTTGTGTTCTGCAGGGTAGTACTTTGTGTTATATTCCTTAGGCTCTTGTTTGGCCTTTGCTTATCGCTGGCGTGTCTTAATTATTGTAACGGCGATAGCACATTGTACCATGATTATTCATCAATGTATTTCTAAcgtgttccaaaaaaaaaaaaaaaagtagctaGCAAGGAAACTCATGTACCCTCAATGTGGTCTTTATCATAGTTGTCAATATCACTTTTTACTCATAAATAGCAAATATTTTTGGTGGTTCAATTTTTTCTActacttggaaaaaaaaattctactatCTCTGATTCTCTGTATAGGTGAAATCATCAACTCTCTGCTAATGGGCTCCTGTTTCAGTCGGTAACTCCTCTACTCCCCATGCGGAAGGTCAGAATTCGAGCCCCGTAATGAGCGTTTGAGATTCAGGGTTATGAATAACCTACTGTGGATTAGCTTACTTACACctcgctgatgtatacaatattgaagAGAAAAACATCAAAACTCCCTCTTTCATATTTATtgaattgggaaaatgacggccaaggacgtgtttgataattaataccctccaaggacattttcagcattaacaaatgtactcaaatgttctcagcatgtccttggcgggtattaattatcaaaacacgtcctgggccgtcattttccctattgAATTAATGGCAGAATTGTGGTGGGCCCAATAGAtataaccaaaatcaaaaccagcAAGGAAGATCATGAAAGCCCCTAAATTAGGATGGAGgacccctaattttttttgttccataGATGGATTTTCCCATTGGTCATCACGGGTAAGGGAATTGCTTGTGGGTGCGCTAGCCTGGCATGCACTTATGGCCCATCATCCTGGCAAATGTAATCCATGGGcccaatgaaattttttttttctccccatGCAATCAAAATTCTTCGGGACGATCCGTCGAATACAGTCGGGTGTCTGGGAGTCAATTATTTTTTAGACTCCAAATTCTAAACCGTTGTGCTagcaatttttgaatttataatgAAATTCTTTAAAAATGCGTGGATATTACAAGAACaatatattttgcaaaaataaaaaattgactaCAAGTACTAGTATAAACAGAATATAAAAAGCTCTTCCAtagatattttttggatttgcattcttaagtttatttttcagTATGTATTTTGATAGAATGCATTTTAGGATTAGCTTCTATAGGTAAGCAAAATTCATCAGGCATAATGAGAAGTTTTATAAGAGGGGACTATTTGTCCGACTCCGGCGTCTCGGCTCCAGgcggtttttctttttgttttcttttgtttgtttgttatattttatttttgttttctgtattTTCGGACATGTAGTGTCCGCTTTTATTgtactgtgttttttttatataatatcTGGGATGATCtggtttgtcaaaaaaaataggGGACGATTTTGAATACGTTAGTACTTTTAAATATATTTAGCTAGAAAGTGAAAACTATGTAACTATTATATACCTAAAAGGGTTGTATAAGAAAATTCACTTTATTGCAATTTATGCTATTTTTATTGTAATCAAACACTAGAAAGTCCCCCGGCCTCTTTTTCTTGGATTGTCTACCATTTTTACTCTAATCCAAGCTTTTGAATCTTGTATCAATcagtacctataggtattgaCCCAATCTGATACCCTATACCTTTAATTTCTTTCAACTCAAATATCGGTCGGTACTAGCTATTACCGTCAATACCGAACTATGTACTTTTaaattgtgtttttctttttcattaccTGTCAATACCAGACTagctacttttaaatttatttttctcttcaagtACTGGTCAAATACCGAACAGTACCGATCAATACAACTAATAGCGATAAGGCTCGATTTGGATGGTGGAAATCTTGAGAAGGAATGAGAATATGATGCCTTATTTCCATGATTCCGACTTTCGAAAGAGACATGAACGAAAATGTGATTCAATATTTTCATGATTCCTATGGTTGGAAGAGGCAATAATATGAGTATAATTCCTAATGACACATTTAATCAAGAATCATTTTTTCAGATTGTTGTTCTTTGCTCTCTCTGTGCTCTTAAAATGTTAAATAATCATTATTTCAGTTATCAAAcgaacttattttatttttatataacctattcaaattttttaagtgttgaattgTGTTATCAAGTGTGAATTAATCCCTCTCATACCCCATAGTAATTTGAGATTCCTGGCtcatttgtttaaaaaaagaaaataaattttgacttgataagtttcaaaaataattgtttCCTGCTCAAGATTACTAAATTAATTCAAGTACCAAAATGAAATTACTCCAAatttaaaattcataaaaatttgatttatAGTAATCAATTTCCTATTCCTACCCaagaaaatttctgaaaattagATTCTCAATAATCATATTCTCATTTGTGTTCAAGATTCCAATCATTCAAACATAGCCCAAATATATAGTAAATTATACTAAATTCTTTGATATgacaaaataaaactaatattGATAGATTTGAAACGGTACCGGTATTTCACCGGTACCTATTTGTACCATACCAATAGAAAAATTGATAACTTAGTCGGTACGGTGTCTGAGAACTTTGAGTGTGGGTCCATTTGTGTTGTGACTGTGTGCATAAACATTTGCATGaacaatattattttttttaatgtaaatgCAGGTACCATGACTTGAACCCTTAACATGTGGAATGGCACCATAGGGAAACCAAGCTTTGGTGAACAACATTGTTGTACGAacgtgtttgtggtggtggaccTTTTGCAAACCAGAGACCGAATTGTTCGGTGTTCCACGAGCCTGTGATTACTCGCACCAATCAGTGGAAAAAATGGACCAGACACTCATTAATCTTCCAGCCAAAAGAGAGCCCACCAATCACAAAGCAAAATGGTACAGGTCCGAAAACTACGGCTTTATGTCTGGTTCTTTCATCAATTCCGGTCTACTGGAGAAACGAACATAACGCccttttcatctctctctctctctccatggaatcatctctctctccccatggTACACAAGCAGCGCAAGAACTTTCTTTCAGCAACTTGTTCTGCCCCCAAAGCTATCAAAGGTAAAATCTCCCTCAAATTTACTTGAAATTCACATCTAATTAACCCAAACCCAATGGAGACCTTAAAGTTTGCATGTTTTGCAGGAATGATTAGCTTCTGTAATCCTCATTTTGCAAAACTCAATTCCTTTTGGCTGCATGCTAGTATCAATTTGGAAAATATGATTATGTGAAGTACCTTTTTGGTTTGtaagaaaatgaaggaaaacaatttttaatttgtttacatGTTGCTGACTCTGTTCGGTAAAGTTGTCAGTTTTagtgtttttgtttatttattaaaaaataaaaataaaaataaaaaacacgtTTGGTCATGACCATAAtagtttgtatttatttattttttggactgCCGAGaggattttcaaaacaaatgaaaacgcattttttgtgtttctagatTTCCATAAATTAGTGGAATTGATTatgcattttgtaaaaaaaaaaaacaataacacaaatATGTTTATGGTgcatgtttcaaaaaatatcgaaaacaaaaacaaaaaactggaaATAAAAACTTTTACAAACAGAGTAAAGTTTTGTTGTTTCTGGGTTTTTTAATCAATCAAAAGTTTAGCACTTCCGTGACCAAGTTGAGGGAAGGGGTTTGATCTGTAAGGTTTCCAAATATGAAAAATATCACCTTTTTGGTTGtgtcttttaatttctttgaaattttccaaattttattgCAGCCCCAATGTAATTTACTTTGGTCAATCAAAGACCTGATCACTTGTTTGCTTTTGGTAGGAATAATGCTTTCTTCCTTCAAGTTGATAGCCATCGAATTCCCCTCGTTATGTGTCCATTAGGTTGTGTGCGGATCATGTATTTTGCAGAGAGATTTACGGTCCGTAAATCCCTCTACAAAATGACAGGGGCCTAAAGAAATAAATTTGGCCTTTTTACATCATCAAACATCTTGTTTGTTCCTTTCCTTCCATAAgttatttgaaaagtaaattatCCAGAACACAATGTGAGTGCAAGAAAGATTTTTGGACTCAATTGCGTTGCAAGCATTAGCCAATTCTTGAATTTGCAACCTTAACATTACATCCCATTTACTTTGTTGATAATCGATCAACGCATGTCGATACTTTGTTTTCAGCGAATTGTAGATTATACAATTGAGGCATTAGATCTGGAGAAACACTCACATGCTAAGGGCCTTTTTGGACACTTGGTAAATGTGAATTGTCAAATTCAAGTTTATGATGTAGCCATCTAGAAAACACAGGACATTGCCATATATCTTCATAGGTCATTTGTCTCTTCATAATGTCTTGCTCTCCCCAAGCATCTAGCAATTGATATCTCATATACGATGTGTTGTTCTGATTTGGTTTTTCGCATGGTACTTAACCATATACAACTATCTATGGGTGCTGAATCCTGATCATTACTAACTCAATATGGATCAATTGTCCATTTGGTGTGGTGCTTAGTTTTTGGCTTCATGTTTCAAATCAGGTCAGGACAATTGGAAGCTTGAAGCTAGACGCAACTGCTTCTGATTACTGAAGTGGGGATTCCTAAGGTTGGCAGGTTTTCATTGCGACAAATGGGGAAGGAGCTGCAGCACCAAGAGTCTGGAATTACAATAAAGAGCAGTAATCCTGGATGCATGTGGGGCATTCTTCATGTTCTTCACCACCATCGTTGGCATCATGCGAGGAGGAAAATGCTACCGCTCAAAAGGCATGGAGGAGGAAAGCATGGTATGGGTAAGCAGTATTTTGTGTTTAGTTCCCCTATTCTATCCATGGTAATCAAATATATCTGGCACAATCTactctccaaaaaaattatggcACTATGTCCTAATGCACTTTCCAGCTGCACAATACTGAAGAAATCTCGAATGCATGAACAATTGTACGGCTGGGAGTTCATTGGAATTGGGACAGGATTTCAGGGCTAGAGGATCTCATGCCACCTAACACCTGTACCCGACTTCATATAATGTTCCTATGATAAATGCGTttttcattattcttattttccttCGAGGGAATTTTTTGTGTTCTTCATTGATAGTCATCTTTGTTATAGGGGTTGGAAATCCAGGAAACAAAATTAACGACACCAATGCCAGTGAAATGCAAGAATCCATTGCTGCTGAAATGAATGCCCCCTTCGTAAGTTTGTGCAAGATGATTGTTGTAGCatgcttttcatttttagtacAATTAAAAACTTCACCGTTGGTTTTCCCTGCAAAACTTGTCAAATTGTTGCCATTATAAAATGATACCAATACTTGTAGAAAATTCATCAGGTTGGAGAAAAGGTGGCAGAGCCTGTTTCAGTTGCAAAAAGCTCCATGAAATCTCGAATAAAAGCTTTGATTGTTGAGGAAGTGTCCAAGAGAAGGGGCCGGCATCGCAGAAGTTCTTCGTACCCCGCACGAATTCAACTCACACGAACCGATTCCATCCATCATCTAGAGCCTTCAGATTATAATCCCCTTACTGAAGTTGCTTTGAATGATGATAGTCAAAGACTAGTTATTCACCAAGAAAACGAAGAAAAGCCTTCTGCTTCAAGCTCTTTGGACCGACTGCAATCAAAGGGCTGTGAGGAACCAGTAACTAGCAACACAAAGTGTGAGTTTTGCGAGTTAAACATAACAAGGGAAGATTTACTATTAGCACAGACACTGGGAAATGCAAAGGAGGATGAAGGTGTTTCACTCCACGAGTCGAAACAGTTTCTTGATGTTCTTGATGCTTTCAACATGAACAAGGAGTTATTCATGAAAGTGCTACAAGAACCAAACCGTCCCCTGGATCACTACTATTACAGTCGAAGGGCATTCAACTCAAAGATGGGATTCACCAAGTCaatttcatttccttttgcCAAAGAGGAAGAGAATACACAAGTTGGCATTCAATTTCGAAAGTCAGCTGAATTTCATTTTTCTGAATTTATAAGCGAATTGAAAGGAAATTCTTCGATGGGCTCACCCACAGCAACGGAAAATCAGCCGGAGAATAAAGGTGGTATTAAGGGTTTCAAGAATCtcaaacaaagaataaaacgaGCAATGAGAGAGAGCAGGAAAGAGGGGCACCGGATTACCATGGATGCAGTCCTTCACAAAATCCCTTATGGCCGGAAATTCTCCAAGGATGTGGGTACTGCTGATCTAGGTAGTAAATCTAGCCATCAAATTGGTGAAAAAGTTGGATCACGACAGATGAAAAGATTATCGTCATTCGATGAGTCAATGGATAGATATCGCCGGTTATACGAGTCCAGTTTCAACACACAAGCCAAACAGCATATATCTGAGAGACTAAAGTTGACAGCAGAAGAGACACCTTCCCCTCGTAATATTTGTCCAAAACCATTGGGAAGGATTCTTTCAATGCCTGATATCAGATCAAACTGTTATTTCCAAAGTGAGGACTCTCCGGATGCTAATTCTATTGGAATGCCAACTAGGAATGATTTCAACAGCTTTGCAGGTGTAGATACTAATCGATTTGATGAAAACAAGACATCATGCCTTTCTCTAGGCTTAGAAAATGAGAATCGGTTAGATGCTTATGTTGAAAAGGGTAGTCAGGAAAAATCGGTCGAAATTGGTGCATCAGATATTGTTACCGAAGATGAGGTGGGATCAAGATCATTATCGTATGAGGAAACAGAAGTTAAAGGGGGTTTCGCTTTTGATGACTTGGGAAAGTTGAATACAACAGAACGCGATGACCAAAACGAGAATGAAATCGAGGATATGTTAAGTCCCGATGGTAAGGGGGCGGAACCAAGTCCGATTTCTGTGCTTGAATCTTCTCAAGAGGATATAACCAGCCCAACAAAGTTCTCCTGGTCTGAAGGTAACATATCCACTTCTAGTTTCAtcatcttctcttcttcttttttgccttcTGCTGAATCTTCATCGTTTTCTTACCTCACTGGGCacatctctctctgtctcccaAAAGTTAGTATCAGTTTACCATAAAATGGTAAAGATTTGAAGTCATATCTTTCGTATTGTTTGATTGATATCCCTTCATCTGGCACAAGAGGAGcaaatttttagaaatcgtCCCTTGTTTAATCTACGTAGCGAtctattttgttgttgttgatgagttATAAATATGGTGTGTCCAATTACTAGCATTCAACCCATCAATTTGGaacaaaatctttaaaatcgTCCTTTGTTCGTTTATGAGgttctttttgttgttgttgttgttaatgAGTTGGTTGGAGGTATTCTTGTGTTGAAAGAGTTATGATAACTAGCATTCAGTCCATCAATTTCTACCACTCTAGTTAACAAGATATAGCTCTTGGcatggttgttttttttttttttttttttgatcagcataTAGTTCTTGGTATGTTGGTCATATTGCGAAGTATCCCAATTGTCCTCACTCTGCGTTATATGGCTTAAAACGGAGCTTTCATAAAATTTTGTGCAGAAACAGACTCCAGACTGGAACCAAGGAGCCTCTTTTCTGATGAATCTGAGACTATGAATTCCTTGACCAATGAAGCGAGGATGGATTCCCCTAATCTGTCTGAAAGCATAATAGTCCCTGAGAATATAGAAACCTCTATTGAGCAATTAACCAGTGAATGCTTGCGCGTTCTAGTTAACCCAAAAGATGCAGCTGAATTCAACTACGTAAAACACGTTCTGGAGCTATCTGGCTTCAGCCGGGATGAGCTACTAGGGACATGGCATTCCCCTGGCCAGCCGGTGGACCCCACCCTATTTGAAGAAGTAGAAAGCTGTATGGTTCTGGAACCCCACTATCCTGAAAACGAAGAAGGTGAAAACTGCGATCATCTCCTCTTATTTGATCTGATCAATGAAGTGTTATTGGAGATTTACGAGAGGTCATTCACATACTGGCCAAAGCCATTGTCTTCAAATTCTCACATGCGTCCAATCCCAGTGGGATACCATGTACTTGAAGAGGTTTGGGCTAATATAAGCTGGTACTTGAGTTGGAAACCGGAGGTTGACCTATTGTTAGACGATTCTGTGACGAGGGATTTAGCAAAGGGTGATGGATGGATGAACCTCCAATTTGAAGCCGAATGTGTGGGTCTAGAGATCGAAGATTTGATATTCGATGATCTTTTAGAGGAACTTGTGTGGACTTGAGCTTCTTGCAGCTAAATCAGGTGCACTTCCCGTGTTTCCCTCTTCATGGGCTAGCTTATACATGATGATATTTGCTTTTTGGTTGATTATCTATATGTATTTACCGCATGAAATCGTACATATTGTACATTGATGTAAGAAGTAGGTTTGATGTGCaaatggaaagttgaaaattttgtgcAGAATTGCTCAGTTAGAGTGCTGAACCATAGTTTAGTTGAGAGTCTACAGCACTTTGTAGCTGTACCAGCACATGACTTTTATGTATCATCTGTACATACTGTGTGGTAATAAGAAGAAAGTTTTCTTTGATCTGTATCAATAAAACCTGTGTTCTAGTTGGTTTGTATGTACATGATGAATTAATCTTTATGTTTCTCAAGGACGTCGCTTGTAAATCTTGTGAGTTCTAACCTTTTGAGAGCCTTCGATTAGATTGGATAAGCAGGACACAATAAAAATACTGAAAAGATCAGATTCGATAAGCGAATTTCTCCAGGAATTCTGAAACCTTCTGTCTTTGAGTCAGTCCgccctacttttttttttcttccccagTCGAATGAAAAGGAATAATATGGCTCTATGCGCACGTGGACTCTCAATAGAATTCAAGCATTTGGAATTGAAAATAGTAATACTGAAAAGATCAGATTGGCTAAGCAAAAgctgttggattttttttgggtcaaaaaagCTTTTGGACTTGAAAGAAGATAAATGAGAAATGGTTAAAGTGATTTCTGAAGAATGATATTTATGAGGAAAAACCCGAAGAACGGTTCATATCCATTTGCTGGCATGCTGTTTGTTCCCTTTAGGTTATGTTCGAATAACGATTTGTCGAGGGTAAGTGAAGAAACTATTCATTTTAACGGAATGCTTGCAGACTTTTGAATCTGTAAATGACACTATGCAACAATGTTGGACCCTTAACCTGCAGGATTTTATCATCTGCAGATTTCATTGTGTAAATGacactaaggctctgtttgtttggacgtaaaatattttccggtaaaatgttttacctatttttcggtgtttggttgtgtaaaaaatgagaaaaatattttatatgtaaaacattttccatcaattggatgaaaatgacttacccttaaatcttccgtaagttattttccgaaatgaatccattgccttctactgcaattctcattgctcagttttctcgatcgtcaaTCTTGactcacgttcaattccaataatctcatatctctccaccgtttaagctcaccatctctctctacactattttgttgatttctgaaaatattttcaagtgtcaaccaaataccaaaaaataaaagtttgaagtttattttttaaaaaaacattttacatggaaaatatggaaaatattttacattgtaaaacatcgaaacaaacgagcctaatatgcAACAATGCGATATGTGCTTTGAGTAAAGCAGCAAGTTAAAGCTGGTGGACTCAGTACAACTACAGTTCATTTTAGGTGAAATGGTTCATGTGTTCTAGTACTTGCTAAAGTTGTGTTTGGCTCTTGGATATGGAGAGGAGTTTTTTTTAGAGGAAAAAAAGGGAGCAAGGCGATTTAGCTTTGCCAATTTATTTCTTTTCCCACCAcaaaatccaagatccaaacacgTTATACAGGGATTAAATGCTTTATTCTAACAGATGCTGCCATCGATGGGTACCTAAAATTGGctagtctaaaaaataaaatcatgtcAATCACGAATCAGTTCTCGTGGctggattattattatttttttcccggTCAACTTAAAGAGATAATGGAATTGAGTTCAAGACGAGCTTGGAGAAATATTGCCTTTGAAAATGATCTTAACTTGTTTATGTCATGAGCcgtcagttaaaaaaaaaaaacatactccaTGTGAAAGTACACTACACATTGGAGATAATACTAATAAGCAAAAATAACACATCATTCAGTGATTCTATTCTAATGGGGTAGTTTGATTGATTTCTAGACTCCATTTATTTTGGAGTATTTGTTTGTACTTCAGCATTTGTGGGTGAAGGAAGCAAGTACTAGATTTTGTGTTTCTTGTAGTACTGCACGTGGTAGTACTGGTAGTATTGGTCGTACAAGAGTactacacctctctctctctctctctctctagaaattaaGATCATCTTATGGGACACGTAAAATTCACCCCGGCCTttttgatgatccaaattgTTTCTTTTTGGAGTATGAATCAATTCATAAATTATGTATTAACAAATCCGAATTGATAGTTGAATATTTGAACATAGGAGTACCTGTTTTGAGCAAAACGTAATGTCGAAAAGACAAATGTAATTCAGCCAAGCCATTTACTGATTTTTTGAATGCTTTAATTTGGAGTAAATCCAAGTGGTGCGCCAAATGTTATGTGGTTGGTGTATTTTGTGGGGTTCATGTATATTGTGGTAATGATTTAGAAGACAAAATGACAAATGACATATTGTGTGAATGATGCATAGCAATGctccaaaaccaacaaaaaaatctCTCTAAATGCATAATTTTTGCAtgaatgattgaaaaattgaacCCTACCAAATGAACAATACAAATCATTCATTAAAAGTTCTATTTTATGTCACAAGAGCGACCTCTTTTTGTCTTTAAACCAAGTGACAAAACCACTCATGCAAAAAAAGTGTAGAGGGTTGCATAATGGCATGTAACACCTCCCATTGATAATGAATGAAAGAAGGCCTAGAAGTGGAGGAAAAACGATTCACTTTGCGgtagtagggctgcaaatgaaccaaaaTGTTTGTGAGCAACTCGTAGTTTAGCTCATTAAGgcttgactcgtttagtaattgGATTGGGCTCAGCTCGAGTTTTTGGCACATTTGGTAAAGTAGCCGAGctcaacactcaaaagctcGACTCGCTAACAAAAGTTCAGATCGTTTGTATAGGCTCTTTAGATAATTTAATCGACCTCGTCTCATTTACAACTGATCCGAATTCGAGCTTGAACTTTAAGATCTTTAATAAAAGAGCCGAGCTGAAACATTACTCTGCTCGGGTTGTTTGCACCCCTGCTTTGTGGCCACATCAAAAGAGGATTCCCTAACCACAACAAAGGGACAAAGCTCACTTAGGGCCTACCACAAGTCAAGGGGGACTTTGGGGCTGAGTGGAGCCCAACTGCTGCTATGTAGTTCATCAATAGTGGGTCATCCATTTGGAATAGTGTTGAAAAGGAAAAGCAACCCCAGCTGTGAACAGTCCAATGTGCTGTGGGGAATTGGGGAAAGAGTGTTTTTAGACTAAAATTTAATAGGTTATTGAGAATGCAATCAAATGAGATTTGCTAGGGAAGAGGGGAACCATTCTTTTTCGATAGTCCAGTACTGTGGAGAATCCATTAGATATCCACGAATTTCTCATTGAGTTGGGTGGTATGAtatgctttttcttttctaataaTAATGATGATTTTAAAATGTAAGGTTGATAACATAATTAAGCTTCTTTACCAAATATTGTTGTTTATTTAGTTGTTGGAATATTTAACCAGCAACGACGCGACAATCACCATattcttttaaaaattatacACTACCCTAAGGGATAAGTCGATATTTATTGGagtcaaatcaaataaattatgATGAAAGTTGATTCTACATAAAGCGCTAGCCAAATGCAAAAAAGTGAAAGCTTTGAGAAATGAATTCTTTTGCACCATAAacagaagttgaaaggttgaaatTATATACCCTAAGGGcatgtttgattgcagatttcgttttaGAGAATTCGTAATAAGGTGGGATTAGaattgggattgagaatgaggtgagattattaatgagggaatgaatcatttattcatgtttgttttgcatagGATTCGATTGtaggattgtaaataacatgtttgttttttgctag
Coding sequences:
- the LOC131322012 gene encoding uncharacterized protein LOC131322012 isoform X7, whose translation is MGKELQHQESGITIKSSNPGCMWGILHVLHHHRWHHARRKMLPLKRHGGGKHGVGNPGNKINDTNASEMQESIAAEMNAPFVAEPVSVAKSSMKSRIKALIVEEVSKRRGRHRRSSSYPARIQLTRTDSIHHLEPSDYNPLTEVALNDDSQRLVIHQENEEKPSASSSLDRLQSKGCEEPVTSNTKCEFCELNITREDLLLAQTLGNAKEDEGVSLHESKQFLDVLDAFNMNKELFMKVLQEPNRPLDHYYYSRRAFNSKMGFTKSISFPFAKEEENTQVGIQFRKSAEFHFSEFISELKGNSSMGSPTATENQPENKGGIKGFKNLKQRIKRAMRESRKEGHRITMDAVLHKIPYGRKFSKDVGTADLGSKSSHQIGEKVGSRQMKRLSSFDESMDRYRRLYESSFNTQAKQHISERLKLTAEETPSPRNICPKPLGRILSMPDIRSNCYFQSEDSPDANSIGMPTRNDFNSFAGVDTNRFDENKTSCLSLGLENENRLDAYVEKGSQEKSVEIGASDIVTEDEVGSRSLSYEETEVKGGFAFDDLGKLNTTERDDQNENEIEDMLSPDGKGAEPSPISVLESSQEDITSPTKFSWSEETDSRLEPRSLFSDESETMNSLTNEARMDSPNLSESIIVPENIETSIEQLTSECLRVLVNPKDAAEFNYVKHVLELSGFSRDELLGTWHSPGQPVDPTLFEEVESCMVLEPHYPENEEGENCDHLLLFDLINEVLLEIYERSFTYWPKPLSSNSHMRPIPVGYHVLEEVWANISWYLSWKPEVDLLLDDSVTRDLAKGDGWMNLQFEAECVGLEIEDLIFDDLLEELVWT
- the LOC131322012 gene encoding uncharacterized protein LOC131322012 isoform X5; protein product: MGKELQHQESGITIKSSNPGCMWGILHVLHHHRWHHARRKMLPLKRHGGGKHGVGNPGNKINDTNASEMQESIAAEMNAPFVGEKVAEPVSVAKSSMKSRIKALIVEEVSKRRGRHRRSSSYPARIQLTRTDSIHHLEPSDYNPLTEVALNDDSQRLVIHQENEEKPSASSSLDRLQSKGCEEPVTSNTKCEFCELNITREDLLLAQTLGNAKEDEGVSLHESKQFLDVLDAFNMNKELFMKVLQEPNRPLDHYYYSRRAFNSKMGFTKSISFPFAKEEENTQVGIQFRKSAEFHFSEFISELKGNSSMGSPTATENQPENKGGIKGFKNLKQRIKRAMRESRKEGHRITMDAVLHKIPYGRKFSKDVGTADLGSKSSHQIGEKVGSRQMKRLSSFDESMDRYRRLYESSFNTQAKQHISERLKLTAEETPSPRNICPKPLGRILSMPDIRSNCYFQSEDSPDANSIGMPTRNDFNSFAGVDTNRFDENKTSCLSLGLENENRLDAYVEKGSQEKSVEIGASDIVTEDEVGSRSLSYEETEVKGGFAFDDLGKLNTTERDDQNENEIEDMLSPDGKGAEPSPISVLESSQEDITSPTKFSWSEETDSRLEPRSLFSDESETMNSLTNEARMDSPNLSESIIVPENIETSIEQLTSECLRVLVNPKDAAEFNYVKHVLELSGFSRDELLGTWHSPGQPVDPTLFEEVESCMVLEPHYPENEEGENCDHLLLFDLINEVLLEIYERSFTYWPKPLSSNSHMRPIPVGYHVLEEVWANISWYLSWKPEVDLLLDDSVTRDLAKGDGWMNLQFEAECVGLEIEDLIFDDLLEELVWT
- the LOC131322012 gene encoding uncharacterized protein LOC131322012 isoform X4; translation: MGKELQHQESGITIKSSNPGCMWGILHVLHHHRWHHARRKMLPLKRHGGGKHGMGVGNPGNKINDTNASEMQESIAAEMNAPFVGEKVAEPVSVAKSSMKSRIKALIVEEVSKRRGRHRRSSSYPARIQLTRTDSIHHLEPSDYNPLTEVALNDDSQRLVIHQENEEKPSASSSLDRLQSKGCEEPVTSNTKCEFCELNITREDLLLAQTLGNAKEDEGVSLHESKQFLDVLDAFNMNKELFMKVLQEPNRPLDHYYYSRRAFNSKMGFTKSISFPFAKEEENTQVGIQFRKSAEFHFSEFISELKGNSSMGSPTATENQPENKGGIKGFKNLKQRIKRAMRESRKEGHRITMDAVLHKIPYGRKFSKDVGTADLGSKSSHQIGEKVGSRQMKRLSSFDESMDRYRRLYESSFNTQAKQHISERLKLTAEETPSPRNICPKPLGRILSMPDIRSNCYFQSEDSPDANSIGMPTRNDFNSFAGVDTNRFDENKTSCLSLGLENENRLDAYVEKGSQEKSVEIGASDIVTEDEVGSRSLSYEETEVKGGFAFDDLGKLNTTERDDQNENEIEDMLSPDGKGAEPSPISVLESSQEDITSPTKFSWSEETDSRLEPRSLFSDESETMNSLTNEARMDSPNLSESIIVPENIETSIEQLTSECLRVLVNPKDAAEFNYVKHVLELSGFSRDELLGTWHSPGQPVDPTLFEEVESCMVLEPHYPENEEGENCDHLLLFDLINEVLLEIYERSFTYWPKPLSSNSHMRPIPVGYHVLEEVWANISWYLSWKPEVDLLLDDSVTRDLAKGDGWMNLQFEAECVGLEIEDLIFDDLLEELVWT